The Nitrogeniibacter aestuarii genome has a window encoding:
- a CDS encoding c-type cytochrome, which yields MKCLFAVWLLCIASLAHAADVANGQRLYGVHCIGCHGATGEGVIPNAPKFNRGDGLMRADTDLLQQIKTGRGAMPAYFGILRDAEIFDLIAYLRTLPR from the coding sequence ATGAAGTGCCTGTTCGCCGTCTGGCTGCTGTGCATCGCCAGCCTCGCCCACGCGGCTGACGTCGCCAACGGCCAGCGTCTGTACGGCGTGCATTGCATCGGCTGCCACGGTGCCACCGGCGAAGGCGTCATCCCCAACGCTCCCAAATTCAATCGCGGCGACGGCCTGATGCGCGCAGACACGGACCTGCTGCAGCAGATCAAGACCGGTCGCGGCGCCATGCCGGCCTACTTCGGCATTCTGCGCGACGCCGAGATTTTCGACCTTATTGCCTACTTGCGGACCTTACCCCGATGA
- a CDS encoding tetratricopeptide repeat protein encodes MRLGCLWLIPGFGKNAPVIGNARSILFGLIGVAGIALAGPVEDFELGAKRYRDGDMMGAMAPLKTAADAGHAQAQALYGDILDKAEMDEDAIDYLTRAAAQGNADGQYGLAVMLLAGEGTERDPARAASLLRAAARQDARLAINALAQAYLRGDAELDAQDAASPEGRSLITRAAELGYLPAIDALADAFERGAYGLTPDPAQAARWRDRASEARRKLPADTAS; translated from the coding sequence ATGCGGCTTGGATGCCTCTGGCTCATTCCCGGATTCGGGAAAAACGCCCCCGTCATCGGGAATGCGCGCTCGATCCTCTTTGGCCTGATCGGTGTTGCGGGCATCGCACTGGCCGGCCCGGTCGAGGACTTCGAGCTAGGCGCAAAACGCTATCGCGATGGCGACATGATGGGCGCCATGGCACCGCTCAAAACCGCGGCCGACGCCGGCCATGCGCAAGCGCAAGCCCTGTATGGCGACATACTCGACAAGGCCGAGATGGACGAAGACGCGATCGACTATCTCACCCGAGCGGCAGCGCAAGGCAACGCCGATGGCCAGTACGGTCTGGCGGTGATGCTGCTGGCCGGCGAAGGCACCGAGCGCGATCCGGCGCGCGCCGCGAGCCTGCTGCGCGCCGCAGCGCGCCAGGACGCCCGTCTGGCCATCAACGCGCTGGCACAGGCCTATCTGCGCGGCGATGCTGAACTCGACGCACAGGATGCCGCCTCTCCTGAAGGCCGCAGCCTAATCACCCGCGCGGCCGAGCTGGGCTACCTGCCCGCCATTGACGCCCTGGCCGATGCCTTCGAGCGCGGCGCCTACGGACTCACACCCGACCCGGCCCAGGCCGCCCGCTGGCGCGACCGCGCCAGCGAGGCCCGTCGCAAGCTGCCTGCGGATACCGCCTCATGA
- a CDS encoding sigma-54-dependent transcriptional regulator, with the protein MHVLVIDDERAVRDILVDACRRAGYSTDEARNCQEAASKLVRGDVDIALCDIKMPDGSGVDLVRSIRDSRIETSFIMVTAFASTESAVEALRAGASDYVTKPVNGDELIHRISQVAAMRGLREQNQVLRQISRPQTKTFEFNSPAMRSLERLVTKVAPTESTVLITGESGTGKGVLARSIHEQSQRADALFLPVNCSAIPENLLESEFFGHTKGAFTGADKARKGLFLQADRGTLFLDEVGELPMHMQTKLLHAIEDKEIRAIGSEQPRRVDCRIIAATNRDLGRMVAEGTFREDLYFRLSMFHILIPPLRERRGDLLPLIRFLIARETQRSGPLRDLALAPEAERLLCQYEWPGNVRQLENVINRACILADDDCINTSDLPPEVTMAHALGSSTGTSIANQGYLRDQMREIEVALIRRMLEETGGDRRLAAQRLGIGLSSLYRKLEETTDLS; encoded by the coding sequence ATGCATGTGCTGGTCATTGACGACGAACGCGCCGTGCGCGACATCCTGGTGGATGCATGCCGGCGCGCTGGCTACTCCACCGACGAAGCCCGCAACTGCCAGGAGGCAGCGAGCAAGCTGGTGCGCGGCGACGTGGATATCGCCCTGTGCGACATCAAGATGCCCGATGGCAGCGGCGTGGATCTGGTGCGTTCGATTCGCGATTCACGGATCGAGACCAGCTTCATCATGGTCACCGCCTTCGCCTCGACGGAGAGCGCCGTCGAGGCCCTGCGCGCCGGGGCCAGCGACTACGTCACCAAACCGGTCAATGGCGATGAGCTGATTCACCGCATCAGCCAGGTGGCGGCCATGCGCGGTCTGCGCGAGCAGAACCAGGTCCTGCGCCAGATCAGCCGGCCGCAAACGAAGACATTCGAGTTCAACTCACCCGCCATGCGCAGCCTTGAGCGCCTTGTCACCAAGGTCGCCCCCACCGAAAGCACCGTGCTCATCACCGGTGAGTCGGGGACCGGCAAGGGGGTGCTCGCGCGCAGCATTCACGAGCAGAGCCAGCGCGCCGACGCCTTGTTCCTTCCGGTCAACTGCAGTGCCATTCCCGAGAATCTTCTCGAATCCGAGTTCTTCGGTCACACCAAGGGTGCCTTCACCGGGGCCGACAAGGCGCGCAAGGGGCTGTTCCTCCAGGCTGACCGGGGCACCCTGTTTCTGGATGAAGTGGGCGAGCTGCCCATGCACATGCAGACCAAGCTGCTGCACGCCATCGAGGACAAGGAAATCCGCGCCATCGGCTCCGAACAGCCGCGCCGGGTCGATTGCCGCATCATCGCCGCCACCAACCGGGATCTGGGTCGCATGGTGGCCGAAGGGACCTTCCGCGAGGACCTCTACTTCCGCCTGTCGATGTTCCACATCCTCATCCCGCCGCTGCGCGAACGCCGTGGCGACCTGTTGCCGCTGATCCGCTTTCTGATCGCACGTGAAACCCAGCGCAGCGGGCCATTGCGGGATCTTGCGCTGGCCCCCGAGGCAGAGCGCCTGCTCTGTCAGTACGAATGGCCGGGCAACGTCCGTCAGCTTGAAAACGTGATCAACCGCGCCTGCATCCTGGCCGACGACGACTGCATCAACACCAGTGACCTGCCGCCGGAGGTGACCATGGCCCACGCACTGGGTTCATCCACTGGCACATCCATTGCTAATCAAGGGTATCTGCGGGATCAGATGCGCGAGATCGAAGTAGCGCTGATCCGCCGGATGCTCGAAGAGACCGGCGGCGACCGGCGCCTCGCGGCCCAACGGCTGGGCATCGGACTCTCCAGCCTGTACCGCAAGCTCGAGGAAACCACCGACCTGTCATGA
- a CDS encoding sensor histidine kinase, translating to MNTESATTPFMTRSASLRACCAWLGSLRGKSMLALLVLVTYGLLVGVFTNMERKKLLDTVHELEAVHRSEEQLVQINMSMARTLLTVNIAFSAADPLSAAPPTVIEIEATRSLLTALEGRHARVLMLANKLEALVNDIVHQTTRGVLAVTRNTLHELITELDAITHQTREEKLRLLDAYQATYDRVTLQGMVFSAIAFIMLGAAITVFFKRLSDDILRLETRAREIVQGYRGAPLTVNRHDEVGRLIEAVNRMQHDLRERERHIERSRQEEFHREKMAAIGSLAAQLAHEINNPIAAISGVADAILDMRQEHACAHRGRHCQPEMILEQTRRISTITRQIADFAHPQPAVPQLQDVNQLVRNTCAFLSFDQRFRHLKLEPHLDSELPAVRIIADQLTQVLLNLLINAADALEDTSRSESRIEVSTRCEDDRVLLQVTDNGKGMDAETAARVFDEFFTTKPVGKGTGLGLSLSRELIREAGGILQIDSTPGFGTTATIELPVPHCDDNTMADKPDACAGH from the coding sequence GTGAACACCGAATCCGCGACCACCCCCTTCATGACCCGCAGTGCTTCGCTGCGCGCCTGCTGTGCATGGCTTGGCAGCCTGCGCGGCAAGAGCATGCTGGCCTTGCTGGTGCTGGTCACTTACGGGTTGCTGGTGGGGGTGTTCACGAACATGGAGCGCAAGAAGCTGCTCGACACGGTCCATGAGCTCGAAGCCGTTCACCGCTCCGAGGAACAGCTGGTGCAGATCAACATGTCCATGGCCCGGACCCTGCTGACCGTCAATATTGCGTTCTCGGCCGCCGACCCCCTGTCCGCCGCCCCCCCGACCGTCATCGAGATCGAGGCCACCCGCTCCCTGCTCACGGCACTCGAAGGGCGTCACGCCCGGGTGCTGATGCTGGCCAACAAGCTCGAAGCGCTGGTCAATGACATCGTTCATCAGACCACGCGCGGGGTGCTTGCGGTGACCCGCAACACCCTGCATGAACTCATCACCGAACTGGATGCCATCACCCACCAGACACGGGAGGAAAAACTGCGTCTGCTCGATGCTTATCAGGCCACCTACGACCGCGTCACCCTCCAAGGCATGGTGTTTTCGGCCATTGCCTTCATCATGCTGGGCGCGGCCATCACGGTGTTCTTCAAACGCCTCAGCGATGACATTCTCAGACTCGAGACCCGCGCACGGGAAATCGTGCAGGGTTACCGCGGCGCCCCCCTGACCGTCAATCGCCACGACGAGGTGGGCCGGCTCATCGAGGCGGTCAATCGCATGCAGCACGATCTGCGCGAGCGCGAGCGCCACATCGAGCGCAGTCGCCAGGAAGAATTCCACCGCGAGAAAATGGCCGCCATCGGGTCACTGGCGGCCCAGCTTGCCCACGAGATCAACAACCCCATCGCCGCCATCAGCGGCGTGGCCGATGCCATTCTCGACATGCGCCAGGAACATGCCTGTGCCCATCGCGGCCGGCACTGCCAGCCCGAGATGATTCTGGAGCAGACCCGGCGGATTTCCACCATCACCCGGCAGATCGCCGATTTCGCCCACCCGCAGCCCGCAGTGCCCCAGTTGCAGGACGTTAACCAGCTGGTGCGCAACACCTGCGCGTTTCTGAGCTTCGACCAGCGCTTTCGTCACCTCAAGCTCGAGCCACATCTCGACAGTGAACTGCCTGCAGTGCGCATCATTGCCGATCAGCTCACGCAGGTGCTGCTCAATCTGCTCATCAACGCGGCCGACGCGCTTGAGGACACGTCCCGCAGCGAAAGCCGGATCGAGGTCTCGACCCGGTGCGAGGACGATCGCGTGCTGTTGCAGGTCACCGACAACGGCAAGGGCATGGATGCCGAAACAGCCGCCCGGGTGTTCGACGAATTCTTCACCACCAAACCGGTCGGCAAAGGCACGGGCCTGGGCCTGTCCCTGAGCCGGGAACTCATTCGCGAGGCCGGCGGCATCTTGCAGATCGACAGCACCCCGGGCTTTGGCACCACCGCCACGATCGAGCTCCCGGTGCCGCACTGCGACGACAACACCATGGCAGACAAACCCGATGCATGTGCTGGTCATTGA